The Lycium barbarum isolate Lr01 chromosome 12, ASM1917538v2, whole genome shotgun sequence genome includes a region encoding these proteins:
- the LOC132624445 gene encoding uncharacterized protein LOC132624445 — translation MPYKRKYKKGNTATSQRATAEATHEETVPTQTAVPTAPTASPPNTSDMDMRGAIQLLTHIVANQAQRQESAPCLSANGGSNSSRTQEFLRMKPPTFTGTKAEEDPQNYIDGLQKVFRIIHVTETEAAEYAPHMVPDMRATVRRFVLGLKPELYRDAKTAAQNDKMTISKILAFVQGNEAELKEEEALQKQKDKEFNKRAKSSSNFSQGGGRRFFKNRSARPTPSAASAPVPNFKNDKKQNFRPSSSHSQANVGQSVYTIPACSKCTKRHLGECRMGTNACYGCGQKGHIQKDCPSARQGTGGNVTHSINSTDPRYNQTQQGRGTTRSSNTGGGQKPFFMH, via the exons atgccttacaaGAGAAAGTACAAGAAGGGGAACACAGCCACCAGTCAAAGAGCTACCGCTGAAGCAACTCACGAAGAGACTGTTCCGACTCAAACAGCAGTCCCCACTGCTCCTACAGCTTCACCTCCTAACACTTCGGACATGGATATGAGAGGAGCCATCCAGCTGCTTACTCATATCGTTGCCAACCAGGCGCAGCGACAAGAATCAGCCCCTTGCTTAAGTGCTAATGGTGGGTCAAATAGTTCAAGAACTCAGGAATTCTTGCGAATGAAACCTCCAACTTTCACAGGGACTAAGGCTGAGGAGGATCCACAGAACTATATTGATGGCCTACAGAAAGTGTTTCGTATTATTCATGTCACTGAGACTGAGGCAGCAGA atatgctcctcacatggttcccgACATGAGGGCAACGGTTAGGAGATTTGTACTGGGGTTGAAACCCGAATTGTATAGAGATGCCAAGACTGCTGCTCAGAATGATAAGATGACTATCTCTAAGATcttggcatttgtgcaaggtaatgaaGCTGAACTGAAGGAAGAGGAAGCTCTGCAGAAACAAAAGGAtaaagaattcaacaagagggcTAAATCTTCAAGTAACTTTAGTCAGGGAGGAGGTAGACGgttctttaagaataggtcagcaagacccactccatctgcagctagTGCCCCAGTCCCTAATTTCAAAAATGACAAGAAGCAGAACTTTAGACCATCGAGTTCTCATTCTCAGGCTAATGTGGGTCAGTCAGTCTATACTATTCCAGCTTGTAGCAAGTGTACCAAGAGACACTTGGGTGAGTGTCGTATGGGTACAAATGCGTGCTATGGTTGCGGCCAGAAGGGCCACATTCAGAAGgactgtccatcagccagacagggtaCCGGAGGTAATGTGACGCATTCCATAAATTCAACAGATCCTCGTTACAATCAGACCCAGCAGGGGCGTGGCACGACAAGGTCCAGCAATACAGGCGGTGGTCAGAAACCGTTTtttatgcattga